The bacterium genome has a segment encoding these proteins:
- the nuoE gene encoding NADH-quinone oxidoreductase subunit NuoE codes for MSDHKKIDFKTLQYAGQEGRLIPLLQQAQAQDGYIARERLQEISEQTGAPIAQIYGVATFYAQFRFQPVGKHILRVCHGTACHVAGAKAISEALESHFGIHDGETTPDREYTLETVSCLGCCSLAPVIMIDGATYGNLSPTDIKKVIKQHRQAGEEVVKT; via the coding sequence ATGTCCGACCACAAGAAGATAGATTTCAAGACCTTGCAGTATGCCGGCCAGGAGGGGCGGCTCATCCCGCTCCTGCAGCAGGCACAGGCGCAGGACGGCTACATCGCGCGCGAGAGGCTCCAGGAGATCAGCGAGCAGACGGGGGCGCCGATCGCGCAGATCTACGGGGTGGCCACCTTCTACGCGCAGTTCCGCTTCCAGCCCGTCGGCAAGCACATCCTGCGGGTCTGCCACGGCACGGCTTGCCACGTCGCGGGCGCCAAAGCGATCAGCGAAGCGCTCGAGTCGCATTTCGGCATCCACGACGGCGAGACGACGCCGGACCGCGAGTACACGCTCGAGACCGTCTCGTGCCTGGGCTGTTGCAGCCTCGCGCCGGTCATCATGATCGACGGCGCGACCTACGGCAACCTGAGCCCCACGGACATCAAGAAGGTCATCAAGCAGCACCGGCAGGCCGGTGAAGAGGTCGTGAAGACATGA
- a CDS encoding NADH-quinone oxidoreductase subunit NuoF, producing the protein MKILVGLGTCGIAAGSETIYRSLAARAGNGGPKFELGKTGCLGMCYIEPLVEVLDDLGAVWQYGGVTEDKLDRILEEHVAGGRPVDEWLVWSDEGRGNEGAYLARQNRIVLRNCGRIDPEVLEDYLAVGGYDALRKVLQDKDPDGLINLVVESGLRGRGGAGFLTGMKWRFTRLATGEHKYIICNADEGDPGAFMDRSVLESDPHSVLEGMAVAGYAIGADHGYIYARAEYPKAIERLNIAIAQAEARGFLGDRILGSDFSFHIRLKEGAGAFVCGEETALIGSIEGHRGMPRVRPPFPATKGLWGCPTSINNVETFANVPWIIANGAAAFNCLGTANSKGTKVFAMAGKVRRGGLVEVPMGISIREIVFEICGGIANDRKFKAVQMGGPSGGCIPAELYDTVIDYESINKTGAIMGSGGLVVMDETTCMVDIARFFLDFTQRESCGKCTFCRVGTKRMLEILTRICEGEGRDGDIELLEHLAHLVKNNSLCGLGQTAPNPVLTTLKYFRSEYEAHITNKKCPAHHCQKLLSYTITEACTGCTVCGRVCPTGAITGDKKQVHHLDQSKCIQCDECYKSCKFHAIVRS; encoded by the coding sequence ATGAAGATCCTCGTGGGCCTGGGCACCTGCGGCATCGCCGCGGGTTCGGAGACGATCTACCGCTCGCTCGCCGCACGGGCGGGCAACGGCGGGCCGAAGTTCGAGCTGGGCAAGACCGGCTGCCTCGGCATGTGCTACATCGAGCCGCTGGTCGAGGTCCTGGACGACCTGGGCGCGGTCTGGCAGTACGGCGGCGTCACCGAGGACAAGCTCGACCGCATCCTCGAGGAGCACGTCGCGGGCGGCAGGCCGGTGGACGAGTGGCTGGTCTGGAGCGACGAAGGCCGGGGCAACGAGGGCGCGTACCTCGCGCGTCAGAACCGGATCGTGCTGCGCAACTGCGGGCGCATCGACCCGGAAGTCCTGGAGGACTACCTCGCGGTCGGCGGTTACGACGCGCTGCGCAAGGTCCTGCAGGACAAGGATCCCGACGGGTTGATCAACCTGGTCGTGGAGTCGGGGCTGCGCGGTCGCGGCGGCGCGGGCTTCCTGACCGGCATGAAGTGGCGCTTCACGCGTCTGGCGACCGGCGAGCACAAGTACATCATCTGCAACGCCGACGAGGGCGATCCGGGCGCGTTCATGGACCGTTCGGTCCTGGAGAGCGATCCCCACTCCGTGCTCGAGGGCATGGCCGTCGCGGGTTACGCGATCGGCGCCGACCACGGCTACATCTACGCCCGCGCGGAGTACCCCAAGGCCATCGAGCGCCTGAACATCGCGATCGCGCAGGCCGAGGCGCGGGGTTTCCTCGGCGACCGCATCCTGGGCTCCGACTTCAGCTTCCACATCCGGTTGAAGGAGGGCGCGGGGGCGTTCGTGTGCGGCGAGGAGACCGCCCTGATCGGCTCGATCGAGGGCCACCGCGGCATGCCGCGCGTGCGCCCGCCGTTCCCCGCGACCAAGGGTCTGTGGGGCTGCCCGACGAGCATCAACAACGTCGAGACGTTCGCGAACGTGCCCTGGATCATCGCCAACGGCGCGGCGGCCTTCAACTGCCTGGGCACCGCCAACAGCAAGGGCACCAAGGTCTTCGCCATGGCCGGCAAGGTGCGCCGCGGCGGTCTGGTCGAGGTGCCGATGGGCATCTCGATCCGCGAGATCGTCTTCGAGATCTGCGGCGGCATCGCGAACGACCGGAAGTTCAAGGCTGTGCAGATGGGCGGCCCGTCCGGCGGCTGCATCCCGGCCGAACTGTACGATACGGTCATCGACTACGAGTCGATCAACAAGACGGGCGCCATCATGGGGTCCGGCGGCCTCGTCGTGATGGACGAGACCACCTGCATGGTGGACATCGCCCGGTTCTTCCTGGACTTCACGCAGCGCGAGTCCTGCGGCAAGTGCACGTTCTGCCGCGTCGGCACCAAGCGGATGCTGGAGATCCTGACCCGCATCTGCGAGGGCGAGGGCCGCGACGGCGACATCGAGCTGCTCGAGCATCTCGCCCACCTGGTCAAGAACAACTCCCTCTGCGGTCTCGGCCAGACGGCGCCGAACCCGGTGCTGACGACCCTGAAGTACTTCCGCTCGGAGTACGAGGCTCACATCACGAACAAGAAGTGCCCGGCGCACCACTGCCAGAAGCTGCTGTCCTACACGATCACGGAGGCCTGCACCGGCTGCACGGTGTGCGGGCGCGTCTGCCCGACGGGCGCGATCACCGGCGACAAGAAGCAGGTCCACCACCTCGACCAGTCGAAGTGCATCCAGTGCGACGAGTGCTACAAGTCCTGTAAATTCCACGCCATCGTGCGTTCATAG